A genome region from Tolypothrix sp. PCC 7712 includes the following:
- a CDS encoding dienelactone hydrolase family protein encodes MTERAIDTTTVQISQDNLSIVAYLAQPKESGSYPAIVVLQEIFGVNVHIRDVTERIAKLGYVAIAPALFQRQAPGFETGYTPEDIEIGRGYAMQTTASELLSDIQATIDYLKTLPNVKKDSFGCTGFCFGGHVAYLAATLPDIKATASFYGAGITTRTPGGGQPTFTRTSEIKGTIYTLFGMEDASIPAEQVDEIEATLEKYNIPHRVFRYDGADHGFFCDRRASYNPKVAADAWEQVKQLFGQLA; translated from the coding sequence ATGACAGAGCGAGCAATCGACACCACAACGGTTCAAATTTCGCAAGATAATCTTTCAATAGTAGCTTACTTGGCACAGCCAAAAGAATCAGGCTCTTACCCAGCAATTGTGGTGTTGCAAGAGATTTTTGGTGTCAATGTCCACATTCGCGATGTTACCGAACGGATTGCAAAACTAGGTTATGTTGCGATCGCACCGGCACTTTTTCAACGCCAAGCACCAGGTTTTGAAACTGGCTATACTCCCGAAGATATTGAAATTGGCCGTGGCTATGCAATGCAGACCACAGCTTCTGAATTATTGAGCGATATTCAAGCCACAATTGATTATCTAAAAACCCTTCCCAATGTCAAAAAAGATAGCTTCGGCTGTACAGGCTTCTGCTTTGGTGGTCACGTAGCATACCTGGCTGCTACTCTTCCAGATATTAAAGCTACAGCTTCCTTTTATGGCGCAGGAATTACAACCCGCACACCCGGCGGCGGACAACCAACCTTTACTCGTACCAGTGAAATTAAAGGTACAATTTACACCTTATTTGGCATGGAAGATGCCAGCATTCCTGCCGAACAGGTAGATGAGATAGAAGCAACGTTAGAAAAATACAACATTCCGCACCGCGTGTTTCGCTACGATGGAGCTGACCACGGATTTTTCTGCGACCGTCGCGCCAGCTATAATCCTAAAGTTGCAGCCGATGCTTGGGAGCAGGTGAAACAACTCTTTGGTCAACTGGCATAA
- a CDS encoding S1 RNA-binding domain-containing protein, producing the protein MNSEAKRSQTANSSFTMDDFAKALEKHDYQFQKGQVVHGKVFQLDHDGAYVDIGGKSSAFIPRDEASLRAVTDLSEVLPMQEELEFLIIREQDAEGQVTLSRKQLEIQHIWERLAQMQENSQTVPVRVTGVNKGGVTVDLQSLRGFIPRSHLIERDNLEALKGQTLTAGFLEVDRNNKKLILSQRLASRSSNFSLLEIGQLVEGKVTGIKPFGVFIDLDGVSALLHIKQVSQKFIESLDKVFQIGQPIKAVIIDLDEGKGRVALSTRVLENFPGEFLENMDEVMASAEARANRANQKAAE; encoded by the coding sequence ATGAATTCCGAAGCGAAACGTTCTCAAACAGCCAATTCGTCATTTACAATGGACGATTTTGCCAAAGCACTAGAAAAACACGACTACCAGTTTCAAAAGGGACAAGTAGTACATGGCAAAGTTTTCCAACTTGACCATGATGGGGCTTATGTTGATATTGGTGGCAAATCGTCAGCGTTTATCCCCCGTGATGAGGCTTCTTTGAGAGCAGTTACCGATTTATCGGAAGTGCTACCCATGCAAGAGGAATTGGAGTTTTTGATTATCCGCGAGCAGGATGCAGAAGGCCAAGTTACTCTTTCGCGAAAACAATTAGAAATTCAGCATATTTGGGAACGGCTAGCGCAAATGCAAGAAAATTCCCAAACAGTACCAGTGCGGGTGACAGGGGTAAATAAAGGTGGTGTCACCGTTGATCTTCAATCTTTGAGAGGTTTCATTCCGCGATCGCACCTGATTGAGCGTGATAATTTAGAAGCGCTTAAAGGTCAAACTCTCACTGCTGGTTTTTTAGAAGTAGACCGCAATAACAAAAAGCTAATTCTTTCTCAACGTTTGGCGAGTCGTTCTAGCAACTTTAGCTTGTTAGAAATCGGTCAATTAGTGGAAGGTAAAGTTACTGGTATTAAACCTTTTGGTGTCTTTATAGATTTAGATGGTGTCAGTGCTTTATTGCATATCAAGCAAGTCAGCCAAAAATTTATTGAGTCTCTAGATAAAGTATTTCAAATTGGTCAGCCAATCAAAGCTGTGATTATTGACTTAGATGAAGGTAAAGGCCGGGTTGCACTTTCTACCAGAGTTTTAGAGAATTTCCCTGGTGAATTTTTAGAAAATATGGATGAAGTTATGGCTTCGGCTGAGGCGCGTGCTAATCGTGCTAATCAAAAAGCTGCTGAATAG
- a CDS encoding methyl-accepting chemotaxis protein gives MKQLSLRYGVFIICFVLLLLYLITPSFIPWFPFLIVLAFLGLTVKSTIDGIRLKNALLQQVGIIEQKLRSELVQKVQGISRNQYERINKIALIEKRCSENQELKIWERHKRAYQLLPNSLLALGLLGTFVGITMNLFLISRNTGGELQLQKALPDIIGSMAIAFVSSLAALAGSVFLTKFHPTYDLDLEKDKLLISLEDFLDNDYFISQNQPTVAEQIDVLIKTIDNYAKSLSGFVTTLPKNTQDFQNAVTAASNTLNTSANNFQIVANQSSQSMQTGANVLTNATNNLARLTTTFSDITSSLHDSTKSFDNAIDTLQIYADKLADIGNALVNNSTQTQSLIQTNQQSLNHVSDRLVQNANTLSATSQTFNNNISQVTASLTQHTGQVGNHNNRLQNLLGVIENTTQSSNTNIGQVVSVLNQNASLLGSQINQLQNVAESIDKNAQTMRQIQNNFSDLLAALAQLQKSRF, from the coding sequence ATGAAGCAATTATCACTGCGCTATGGTGTATTTATAATTTGTTTTGTATTGCTATTACTTTATTTAATTACGCCATCGTTTATTCCTTGGTTTCCTTTTTTAATAGTGTTAGCCTTTTTAGGATTAACTGTCAAATCTACTATTGATGGGATTCGTCTGAAAAATGCTTTACTTCAACAAGTAGGTATAATCGAACAAAAACTTCGGTCTGAACTTGTCCAGAAAGTTCAAGGTATTAGCAGAAATCAATACGAGAGAATTAATAAAATCGCTTTAATTGAAAAAAGATGCAGCGAAAATCAAGAATTAAAAATTTGGGAACGACATAAACGCGCTTATCAATTACTTCCCAACTCTCTTTTAGCACTTGGCTTATTGGGGACATTCGTGGGTATTACCATGAATTTATTCTTAATTAGTAGAAATACTGGTGGTGAATTGCAATTACAAAAAGCCTTACCAGATATTATTGGTTCAATGGCGATCGCATTCGTTAGTAGCCTAGCTGCTTTAGCTGGAAGTGTCTTCCTGACGAAGTTTCATCCCACCTATGATTTAGATTTAGAGAAAGATAAATTGCTGATTTCTCTGGAAGATTTTCTTGATAATGATTATTTTATCTCTCAAAACCAGCCAACTGTCGCAGAACAGATAGATGTACTCATTAAAACTATAGACAATTATGCAAAAAGCTTGAGTGGATTTGTGACAACACTACCAAAAAATACTCAAGATTTTCAAAATGCTGTCACAGCAGCTTCTAACACACTCAATACATCTGCGAATAATTTTCAGATTGTAGCGAATCAATCTTCGCAATCGATGCAAACAGGCGCTAATGTTTTAACTAATGCGACTAACAACTTAGCAAGATTAACTACAACTTTTTCTGATATCACATCCTCTCTGCATGATTCGACAAAATCTTTCGACAATGCCATAGATACATTACAAATTTATGCAGATAAATTGGCAGATATTGGTAATGCTTTGGTAAATAACTCTACACAAACCCAAAGCTTGATTCAAACTAATCAACAAAGCCTAAATCATGTGAGCGATCGCCTGGTGCAAAATGCGAATACATTATCAGCAACTAGCCAAACTTTCAATAATAATATATCCCAGGTGACAGCATCCTTAACGCAGCACACAGGACAAGTAGGTAACCACAATAATAGATTGCAGAATTTACTTGGAGTTATTGAAAATACTACACAATCTTCTAATACTAATATCGGGCAAGTAGTATCAGTATTGAATCAAAATGCATCGCTATTAGGTAGTCAAATTAATCAATTGCAGAATGTAGCCGAGAGTATCGATAAAAACGCTCAAACCATGAGGCAAATCCAAAATAATTTTTCTGATTTATTAGCTGCATTAGCACAATTACAGAAATCTAGATTCTAG
- a CDS encoding TIGR04168 family protein: MTSEITESINLKIAVVGDVHDQWEEEDSIALKHLGVDLVLFVGDFGNESVEVVRAIASVDIPKAAVMGNHDAWYTATEWGRKKCPYDRTKEDWVQEQLDLLGSAHVGYSKLDFPQWNLTVVGGRPFSWGGPEWRFADICKERYGVNDFEESANKIMAAVKSAAYDTIIFVGHNGPSGLGDRPEDPCGKDWLPIGGDFGDPDFGEAISQALNAGKTVPLVTFGHMHHSLRHTKKELRKPLLKSPEGIFYLNAASVPRIVEIQGKKRRNFSLVSLEAGIVSQISLVWVGNDYQIVSEEIFYERSRPVVQSA; encoded by the coding sequence ATGACCAGTGAGATAACAGAATCAATAAACCTGAAAATAGCTGTAGTTGGCGACGTTCACGACCAATGGGAAGAAGAAGATAGTATTGCACTCAAGCATTTGGGTGTGGACTTAGTGCTGTTTGTGGGGGATTTTGGCAATGAATCGGTGGAAGTGGTAAGAGCGATCGCTTCTGTTGATATTCCCAAAGCAGCTGTAATGGGCAACCACGATGCATGGTACACTGCCACAGAATGGGGACGGAAAAAATGTCCCTACGATCGCACTAAGGAAGACTGGGTACAAGAACAACTCGATTTATTAGGTTCCGCCCATGTTGGTTATAGCAAGCTAGATTTTCCCCAATGGAATTTAACAGTAGTGGGAGGTCGTCCTTTTAGTTGGGGTGGGCCAGAATGGAGATTTGCTGACATCTGCAAAGAACGTTACGGTGTCAACGATTTTGAAGAATCAGCCAATAAAATTATGGCTGCGGTCAAAAGTGCTGCCTATGACACGATTATTTTTGTAGGACATAATGGCCCCAGTGGATTAGGCGATCGCCCTGAAGACCCCTGTGGTAAAGACTGGCTCCCCATTGGGGGCGATTTTGGCGATCCAGATTTTGGCGAAGCGATTTCCCAAGCTCTCAACGCTGGTAAAACCGTTCCTCTGGTGACATTTGGACATATGCACCATAGCCTACGGCACACGAAAAAAGAGCTACGCAAGCCACTGCTGAAAAGCCCAGAAGGGATATTTTACTTGAATGCGGCTAGCGTACCCAGGATAGTAGAAATTCAAGGCAAAAAGCGGCGGAATTTTTCTTTAGTCTCCCTAGAGGCTGGTATAGTGTCGCAAATCTCCCTAGTTTGGGTAGGCAATGATTACCAGATAGTCTCAGAAGAAATTTTTTACGAGCGATCGCGTCCAGTAGTGCAATCTGCGTAG
- a CDS encoding GntR family transcriptional regulator: MIQFRIQPDSEIPASTQLFNQIRFAIASRQYPPGYKLPSTRALAMQTGLHRNTISKVYRQLEEDGFVESLAGSGIYVRAQGHEGGSRMQSPILKQHPEADKVVQQALDELLSQGCTLSQARELFLAEIDWRLRCSAQVLVAVPTYDIGAGELMVYELEKALQIPIQLIPMEELASVLDKTSSATVVTSRYFIGEVEDIASPKAVRVIPLDIYDYSKELNLLKTLPKENCVGIVSLSSGIARAAEVILHGLRGDELLVMTTQPKDAYKLQAIVKRAEVIISDQASYAAVQAAVQAAVEDIIRPPKLIKVDNYIGTNSINLLKRELGLG, translated from the coding sequence ATGATTCAATTCCGCATTCAGCCAGACAGTGAAATTCCCGCCTCAACCCAGCTGTTTAATCAAATCCGGTTTGCGATCGCTTCCCGGCAATATCCACCTGGGTACAAATTGCCGAGTACAAGGGCACTGGCAATGCAGACGGGGTTACACCGTAATACAATTAGCAAGGTTTATCGTCAGTTAGAAGAAGACGGATTTGTCGAAAGTCTCGCAGGTTCGGGGATTTATGTCCGCGCCCAAGGCCATGAGGGTGGTAGCAGAATGCAATCGCCCATTCTCAAGCAACATCCCGAAGCAGACAAAGTAGTCCAGCAAGCACTTGATGAGCTTCTTTCTCAAGGATGTACCCTCTCGCAAGCGCGGGAACTATTTTTAGCAGAAATTGATTGGCGGTTGCGTTGCAGCGCTCAGGTGTTAGTAGCAGTTCCTACCTATGACATCGGTGCTGGGGAGTTGATGGTTTATGAATTAGAAAAAGCCCTGCAAATACCAATTCAATTGATACCAATGGAAGAATTAGCATCTGTGCTAGATAAAACTTCTTCCGCCACAGTTGTGACTAGTCGGTATTTTATTGGCGAGGTAGAAGACATCGCTTCTCCAAAAGCTGTAAGGGTGATTCCTCTAGATATCTACGACTATTCTAAAGAACTTAATTTGTTGAAAACCTTGCCCAAAGAAAACTGTGTGGGCATAGTCAGCTTAAGTTCTGGGATTGCGCGCGCCGCCGAAGTGATTCTCCACGGACTCCGGGGAGATGAACTACTGGTAATGACAACCCAACCAAAAGACGCGTACAAACTTCAGGCGATCGTCAAGCGAGCCGAGGTAATTATCAGCGATCAAGCAAGTTATGCAGCAGTGCAAGCTGCTGTACAAGCGGCGGTAGAAGACATCATTCGTCCGCCCAAGTTGATTAAGGTTGATAATTATATTGGTACTAATTCCATCAATTTATTGAAACGAGAATTAGGTTTGGGTTAA
- a CDS encoding serine/threonine-protein kinase has protein sequence MSTGISKILGGRYEIVALLGEGGFSRTYLANDLLQSGIQYAVKHFTFSSSNQNEVVTAKQLFQREVTILKNLNGHPQIPKFYEYLEENQEFYLIQQYIQGNTLSKEIKSRQKLEEPEVIKILDKLINILLFVHSNNIIHRDIKPENIIVDDNDNLFLIDFGAVKEIIVKNTRLQKPGTQIYTQGYSPVEQMRGYPQFNSDIYALGMTLIEAITGLEPQALTIDSLGEVVWRDKADVSNWLASILSKMVSYESSTRYQSVAELRQDFNANISATKLLNTKMMATSFNPYPTSGNSITNVAPYIILSLLSIMAILYAAGLLPEKRNNAPKNQQSLLPERALIVDV, from the coding sequence ATGAGTACAGGTATATCAAAAATTCTCGGCGGACGTTACGAAATAGTTGCATTGCTGGGAGAAGGTGGTTTTAGTAGAACTTATCTAGCTAATGACTTGTTACAGTCTGGAATTCAGTATGCAGTCAAGCATTTTACCTTCTCTAGCAGTAATCAAAATGAGGTGGTTACAGCCAAGCAACTATTCCAACGTGAAGTCACAATTCTCAAAAATTTAAATGGACATCCGCAGATTCCCAAGTTTTATGAATACTTGGAAGAAAATCAAGAGTTTTACTTGATTCAACAGTATATTCAAGGAAATACTTTAAGTAAAGAAATCAAATCTCGCCAAAAGCTAGAAGAGCCTGAAGTTATCAAAATATTAGATAAATTAATAAATATTCTTTTATTTGTGCATAGCAATAATATTATCCATCGGGATATTAAACCAGAGAATATTATTGTGGATGATAATGATAATTTATTTTTAATTGACTTCGGAGCAGTCAAAGAAATTATTGTCAAAAATACGAGGTTGCAAAAACCAGGAACACAAATTTATACTCAAGGTTATTCTCCCGTAGAGCAAATGCGCGGATATCCGCAATTCAACAGTGATATTTACGCACTAGGAATGACTTTAATTGAGGCAATTACAGGTTTAGAACCTCAAGCTTTAACAATAGATAGTTTAGGAGAAGTTGTCTGGCGAGATAAAGCAGATGTGAGTAATTGGCTCGCAAGTATTTTGTCTAAAATGGTTAGTTATGAATCTAGTACAAGATATCAATCAGTTGCAGAACTAAGACAAGATTTCAATGCAAATATATCTGCCACAAAGTTGTTAAACACTAAAATGATGGCAACATCTTTCAATCCATATCCCACTAGTGGCAACTCAATAACTAATGTAGCCCCTTATATAATACTAAGCTTATTATCGATAATGGCTATTCTTTATGCTGCTGGTTTATTACCAGAAAAAAGAAATAATGCTCCGAAAAATCAACAGTCTTTATTGCCAGAAAGAGCTTTAATTGTGGATGTTTAA
- a CDS encoding type II toxin-antitoxin system VapC family toxin produces MTNSLRCVVDTSVCIKYFIADPLTAKVNQLFSHLANPQTEIYVPDLFYIECANVFWKYVRARIYTAAEIQADLATLKAFPLRVFSTADLMADAVNIALNYGISAYDASYVALSQQVDATLLTLDNKLVKALSASSFDVSFFNDFEVPPLV; encoded by the coding sequence ATGACCAATTCTCTCAGATGCGTGGTAGATACCAGTGTGTGCATCAAGTATTTTATAGCTGACCCACTAACTGCGAAAGTTAATCAACTCTTTAGCCATCTTGCTAATCCACAGACTGAAATTTATGTACCAGACCTGTTTTACATCGAGTGTGCTAACGTTTTCTGGAAATACGTCCGTGCAAGAATCTACACTGCTGCTGAAATACAGGCAGATTTAGCTACTCTCAAAGCCTTTCCCTTGCGTGTTTTCTCTACAGCCGATTTGATGGCAGATGCAGTTAATATTGCCTTAAATTATGGCATTTCTGCCTACGATGCTTCTTATGTTGCGCTTTCACAGCAGGTAGATGCGACTTTGTTGACTCTGGACAATAAGCTGGTGAAAGCATTAAGCGCTTCATCTTTCGATGTTTCGTTTTTTAATGACTTTGAAGTACCACCGTTAGTTTAA
- a CDS encoding type II toxin-antitoxin system VapC family toxin yields the protein MKYLLDTDHISFLQRRSGSEFTRLIERMGQHSSADFALSIISFHEQVLGAHNFINRAQTNADMIRGYALLLATLQGFATAPILPFDAGAIAVFDALRGQRVRVSTMDLRIAAIAISRNLVLLTRNARDFGKVPGLMMEDWTI from the coding sequence GTGAAATATTTGCTCGATACCGACCACATCAGTTTTTTACAGAGACGTTCAGGTTCAGAGTTTACTCGTTTGATAGAGCGAATGGGACAACATTCCTCTGCCGACTTTGCCTTATCGATCATTAGTTTTCATGAGCAGGTGCTTGGTGCTCATAACTTCATTAATCGTGCTCAGACGAATGCTGACATGATCCGTGGATATGCTTTGCTGTTGGCAACTCTTCAAGGGTTTGCAACGGCTCCCATCTTACCCTTTGATGCAGGGGCGATCGCAGTCTTTGATGCGTTACGAGGGCAAAGGGTTCGTGTATCCACAATGGATTTAAGAATTGCAGCGATCGCCATATCTCGTAATTTGGTTTTATTAACTCGAAATGCTCGTGACTTTGGTAAGGTTCCTGGTTTAATGATGGAAGATTGGACGATTTAG
- a CDS encoding AAA family ATPase — MKVKITNLGVIEKAEIDLKPLTVFIGRNGTGKTWTAYTLASILGEHGFDRYLKTYINDTNIKKYPIIDNAIDQFIQEGNVSIDLINFAEEYAEAYINNVAQSSPMWMKDFLSTERGNFKAMKVRFDLPQGKQEIFRKIKGTAIDRQFTFGTKGKEYLNISKEIDDNNIYFNIISEDGSFNNIPKRVFKRILLQETFKIIHKAFYSCVYIFPTERNTFISFPFAIKKEIVKIENINFNNLVESDVDRDFKRILFEDLSKQRIKKQSEPVQSLIKILANAYIKSSDERQEEIKQSPKIAVYAELAELLEEQILQVGINFNEPGLENEIIFQASENTNLEMTVASSMIKELAPLVLCLRYLAEPDDLLIIDEPEMNLHPSAQVAITEFLAMLVHAGLNILITTHSPYIVDHLTNLMRAAKYENQEAIKERFYLERTEAFIPQDKVSVYLFEDRTAKNILNEEGYIDWRTFGDISDDISHIFP; from the coding sequence ATGAAAGTAAAAATTACTAATTTAGGTGTTATAGAAAAGGCTGAAATTGATTTGAAACCTCTTACTGTCTTTATTGGTAGAAATGGTACAGGAAAGACTTGGACAGCTTATACTTTAGCGTCTATTTTAGGTGAACATGGATTTGATAGATATTTGAAAACTTACATTAATGATACAAATATTAAAAAATACCCCATTATAGATAATGCTATTGATCAATTTATACAAGAAGGAAATGTTAGTATTGACTTAATAAATTTCGCCGAAGAATATGCGGAAGCATATATTAATAATGTTGCCCAATCATCCCCTATGTGGATGAAAGACTTTTTGAGTACAGAACGTGGTAATTTTAAAGCGATGAAGGTAAGGTTTGATTTACCTCAAGGCAAACAAGAAATATTTAGAAAGATTAAAGGAACAGCTATAGACAGGCAATTTACTTTTGGGACAAAAGGAAAAGAATATTTAAACATATCAAAGGAAATAGATGATAATAATATTTATTTTAATATAATTTCTGAGGATGGTTCTTTCAATAATATTCCTAAAAGAGTCTTTAAAAGAATTTTGCTTCAAGAAACTTTTAAGATAATTCATAAAGCTTTTTATTCTTGTGTTTATATTTTTCCTACAGAAAGAAATACTTTTATCAGTTTTCCATTTGCTATCAAAAAGGAAATAGTTAAAATTGAAAATATAAATTTTAATAATTTAGTAGAATCTGATGTAGATAGAGATTTTAAAAGAATACTATTTGAGGATTTATCTAAGCAGAGGATTAAAAAACAAAGTGAACCAGTACAAAGTTTAATAAAAATCTTAGCTAATGCCTATATCAAATCATCAGATGAAAGACAGGAAGAAATTAAACAAAGCCCCAAAATAGCAGTTTATGCTGAATTGGCAGAATTGTTAGAAGAGCAAATTTTGCAGGTAGGAATAAATTTTAATGAGCCTGGATTAGAAAATGAAATAATTTTCCAAGCATCAGAAAATACAAACCTAGAAATGACAGTTGCTTCTTCTATGATTAAGGAATTAGCTCCTTTAGTACTTTGTTTACGCTACCTAGCCGAACCAGATGATTTACTGATTATTGATGAGCCTGAAATGAATTTACATCCATCAGCACAAGTAGCAATTACCGAATTTTTGGCAATGTTAGTTCATGCAGGTTTGAATATATTAATTACAACACATAGTCCTTATATTGTGGATCATCTTACTAATTTAATGAGAGCAGCTAAATATGAAAATCAAGAGGCTATAAAAGAACGATTTTATTTAGAGCGAACGGAAGCATTTATTCCTCAAGATAAAGTTTCTGTATATTTATTTGAAGATCGTACAGCCAAGAATATTTTAAATGAAGAAGGATATATAGACTGGAGAACATTTGGTGATATATCGGATGACATTTCTCATATTTTCCCATAA
- a CDS encoding helix-turn-helix domain-containing protein: protein MGMVRLKIREFAAEKGWTLKEVSDRSGVVYSTLRTYARSPGLATVDFTAIQKLARTFDVMIEELVEVVQE, encoded by the coding sequence ATGGGAATGGTTAGGCTAAAGATTCGAGAATTTGCTGCGGAGAAGGGCTGGACGCTGAAAGAGGTATCTGACCGTTCTGGTGTGGTTTATAGTACTCTCAGAACCTATGCGCGATCGCCTGGACTTGCAACTGTAGATTTTACCGCGATTCAGAAGTTAGCACGAACTTTTGATGTAATGATTGAGGAATTGGTTGAAGTTGTGCAGGAATAA
- a CDS encoding Uma2 family endonuclease, with the protein MTIVTKKLTFAEYLKYNDGTDTQYELVDGELIPMSLGTGKHGGIAKFLERTFDDESAKMGKNWTAQKFAIGIRSPRGGRWDTSRIPDVVVLTTEQWEALFNREALIELNEPPPILVVEVVSESTQTTDYRSKRSEYAVLGISEYWIVDPIQEVVTVCTLVEGFYDAIAFRNQERLISPIFPDLDLSAEQVLAGRN; encoded by the coding sequence ATGACTATAGTTACTAAAAAACTAACTTTTGCAGAGTATCTCAAATATAACGATGGCACGGATACCCAATACGAACTAGTTGATGGAGAATTAATCCCCATGAGTCTTGGTACTGGAAAGCATGGCGGAATTGCCAAGTTTTTAGAGCGAACCTTCGATGACGAAAGTGCCAAAATGGGGAAAAATTGGACAGCACAAAAGTTTGCCATTGGGATTCGTTCGCCACGTGGCGGACGCTGGGACACCTCACGAATTCCAGATGTGGTGGTTTTAACAACAGAACAGTGGGAAGCACTCTTCAACCGAGAAGCGCTCATCGAACTCAACGAACCGCCACCGATACTTGTTGTGGAAGTCGTTAGCGAATCTACTCAAACCACAGATTACCGTAGTAAGCGCTCCGAGTATGCTGTTCTGGGAATTTCTGAATACTGGATTGTTGATCCAATTCAAGAGGTAGTAACTGTGTGTACTTTAGTAGAAGGCTTTTATGATGCGATCGCATTCCGCAACCAAGAACGCCTCATCTCTCCCATTTTCCCAGACTTAGATTTAAGTGCTGAACAAGTTTTGGCTGGGCGAAATTAA
- the nadA gene encoding quinolinate synthase NadA, with translation MFNTALVDRETTHPGVLPLDLFAAIESLKKELNAVILAHYYQEPDIQDIADFIGDSLQLARAAANTNADTIVFAGVHFMAETAKILNPDKLVLLPDLNAGCSLADSCPAEAFAAFKAAHPDHLVVSYINCSADIKAMSDIICTSSNAVKIVQQIPKDQPIIFAPDRNLGRYVMEQTGRDMVLWDGSCIVHETFSEKKIVQLKIAHPEAEAIAHPECETSILRHANYIGSTAALLTYCQNSPAQEFIVATEPGIIHQMQKLAPQKRFIPAPPINNCNCNECPFMRLNTLEKVYLAMKNRTPEITMSEDIRLAALRPMQRMLEMSI, from the coding sequence GTGTTTAACACTGCACTTGTTGATCGAGAAACCACCCATCCGGGTGTACTACCACTGGATTTATTTGCGGCGATTGAGAGTCTCAAAAAAGAACTCAACGCGGTGATTTTAGCCCATTATTATCAAGAGCCAGATATCCAGGATATTGCAGACTTTATTGGGGATTCATTACAACTAGCCAGAGCTGCGGCTAATACCAATGCAGATACAATTGTCTTTGCTGGTGTTCACTTCATGGCAGAAACAGCAAAGATACTCAATCCTGATAAATTGGTACTGCTACCAGACTTAAATGCTGGTTGTTCTTTAGCAGATAGTTGTCCAGCAGAGGCGTTTGCAGCTTTTAAAGCCGCCCATCCCGATCATCTAGTGGTTTCTTATATTAACTGCTCTGCAGATATTAAAGCCATGAGCGATATTATCTGCACCAGTTCCAATGCTGTGAAGATTGTGCAGCAAATACCGAAAGACCAGCCCATTATTTTTGCCCCTGATCGCAATTTGGGGCGCTACGTCATGGAGCAAACCGGACGAGATATGGTGCTGTGGGACGGTAGCTGTATTGTGCATGAAACCTTTTCCGAAAAGAAAATTGTCCAGTTAAAAATTGCCCATCCCGAAGCGGAGGCGATCGCACACCCAGAATGCGAAACTAGCATTTTGCGCCACGCTAACTATATCGGTTCTACAGCAGCTTTACTAACATATTGTCAAAACAGCCCAGCACAGGAATTTATCGTGGCTACAGAGCCAGGTATCATTCATCAAATGCAAAAACTAGCTCCCCAAAAGCGGTTTATTCCTGCGCCACCAATTAATAATTGTAATTGCAATGAATGTCCGTTTATGCGCCTAAATACCTTAGAAAAAGTGTATTTGGCAATGAAAAATCGTACTCCCGAAATTACCATGTCTGAAGATATTCGGTTAGCGGCTTTGCGTCCAATGCAACGGATGCTAGAAATGAGCATTTAG